The Myxococcota bacterium genome has a segment encoding these proteins:
- a CDS encoding TetR family transcriptional regulator, translating to MAPSLAEPALPLARSQRARRTRAAILDAAERAFAESGFESTRLEDVASAVGIRRASIVYYFADKRALYDAVLAASIAPIERAVAAALAEPGPPPIRVERCIAAWLDAVAARPTFARLLLREMANRADDGAQPFDGHGGGIELAIRRFLLELRSRDEHFPSPIDPACFASAIVGATIAYVRRAPRARDEDARHRDEILRMARRMLGAAPNDTPEVAHGAVR from the coding sequence ATGGCCCCGTCGCTCGCCGAGCCGGCCCTTCCGCTCGCGCGCTCGCAGCGCGCGCGCCGGACGCGCGCGGCGATCCTCGACGCCGCCGAGCGCGCCTTCGCGGAGAGCGGCTTCGAGTCGACGCGGCTCGAGGACGTCGCGAGCGCCGTCGGCATCCGGCGCGCGTCGATCGTCTACTACTTCGCCGACAAGCGCGCGCTCTACGACGCCGTGCTGGCGGCGTCGATCGCGCCGATCGAGCGCGCCGTCGCCGCCGCGCTCGCCGAGCCCGGGCCGCCGCCGATTCGCGTCGAGCGCTGCATCGCCGCGTGGCTCGACGCGGTCGCCGCGCGCCCGACCTTCGCGCGCCTGCTGCTGCGCGAGATGGCGAACCGCGCGGACGACGGGGCGCAGCCGTTCGACGGGCACGGCGGCGGCATCGAGCTCGCGATCCGCCGCTTCCTCCTCGAGCTGCGCAGCCGCGACGAGCACTTCCCCTCCCCCATCGATCCGGCCTGCTTCGCGAGCGCGATCGTCGGCGCCACGATCGCCTACGTCCGCCGCGCGCCGCGCGCGCGCGACGAGGACGCGCGACACCGCGACGAGATCCTCCGCATGGCGCGGCGGATGCTAGGCGCCGCCCCGAACGACACACCCGAGGTCGCCCATGGCGCAGTCCGCTGA
- a CDS encoding helix-turn-helix domain-containing protein, which translates to MTTAPGAASAIGEPQQARSRATRRRLLAAAIECLVEDGYAATTTAAVCQRARVSQGALFKHFPSKAALIVAAAAHLFAELIEEFRAAFREIEGHEDPSAAAVRLLDRSFRQPRLHAAFELYLVSRHDAELRAALDPVVRDHRERLREEARRLFPHAAATNPEFDAFVDVVVSTMQGRALGGLVAPDARADVRELVTLYRLVRRELGGAPGARADAHARSEKP; encoded by the coding sequence GTGACCACCGCGCCCGGCGCCGCGTCCGCGATCGGGGAGCCGCAGCAGGCGCGAAGCCGGGCCACCCGGCGCCGCCTGCTCGCCGCCGCGATCGAGTGCCTCGTCGAGGACGGCTACGCCGCGACCACGACGGCGGCCGTCTGCCAGCGCGCGCGCGTCTCCCAGGGCGCGCTCTTCAAGCACTTCCCGTCGAAGGCCGCGCTCATCGTGGCCGCGGCCGCACACCTGTTCGCCGAGCTCATCGAGGAGTTCCGCGCCGCGTTCCGCGAGATCGAGGGCCACGAGGATCCCTCGGCCGCGGCCGTGCGACTCCTCGACCGCAGCTTCCGGCAGCCGCGCCTGCACGCGGCCTTCGAGCTCTACCTCGTGAGTCGCCACGACGCCGAGCTGCGCGCGGCGCTCGACCCCGTCGTCCGCGATCATCGCGAGCGGCTGCGCGAGGAGGCGCGGCGCCTCTTCCCGCACGCGGCGGCGACGAACCCCGAGTTCGACGCGTTCGTCGACGTCGTCGTGTCGACGATGCAGGGCCGCGCGCTCGGCGGCCTCGTCGCGCCGGACGCGCGGGCCGACGTCCGCGAGCTCGTCACGTTGTACCGGCTCGTCCGCCGCGAGCTCGGCGGTGCGCCGGGGGCCCGCGCGGATGCGCACGCGAGGAGCGAGAAGCCGTGA